A window from Deltaproteobacteria bacterium encodes these proteins:
- a CDS encoding nucleotidyltransferase domain-containing protein, with translation MIDLEQKYIEDIRYILNRYVPNAQIRVFGSRIQGNANTYSDLDIAIVSDSALDPKIIRRLKDDFEFSELPFCVDILDWHQIAPEFQSIILKNYEILDLEA, from the coding sequence ATGATTGATTTAGAACAAAAATATATCGAGGATATTAGATATATTTTAAATAGGTATGTGCCTAATGCACAGATTCGCGTATTTGGCTCACGTATTCAAGGTAATGCAAATACTTATTCTGATTTAGATATAGCCATTGTCAGCGATAGTGCTCTTGATCCAAAAATTATTCGTAGACTAAAAGATGATTTTGAATTTTCTGAACTACCTTTTTGCGTTGATATTCTAGATTGGCATCAAATTGCACCAGAATTTCAATCGATTATTTTAAAAAATTATGAAATATTAGATTTAGAAGCATAG
- a CDS encoding nucleotidyltransferase substrate binding protein, whose amino-acid sequence MDYLDLSSLRRAIESFANALSVLASADSMSWNTSQIEVLRAGVIQNFEFTYELSWKFIQRWLTRNLGRTETEGISRRHLFRLAAQHRLINDVDTWMDYHQARNETVHTYDSFVAQAVIDTAKEFINDVRLLLERIKASND is encoded by the coding sequence ATGGATTATTTAGATCTTAGCAGTCTACGTCGGGCTATCGAGTCTTTTGCTAATGCCTTATCGGTATTAGCAAGTGCAGATTCTATGTCTTGGAATACGTCACAAATAGAAGTATTACGTGCTGGTGTTATTCAAAATTTTGAATTTACTTATGAATTATCATGGAAATTTATACAACGGTGGCTAACACGCAATCTTGGCCGCACTGAAACCGAAGGTATTTCTCGTCGCCATTTATTTCGTCTTGCGGCGCAACACCGTCTTATTAATGATGTTGATACATGGATGGATTATCACCAAGCTCGCAATGAAACTGTACACACTTACGACTCTTTTGTCGCACAGGCAGTTATCGACACTGCAAAAGAATTTATTAACGATGTGCGTCTATTATTAGAACGTATAAAAGCAAGTAATGATTGA
- a CDS encoding ATP-binding protein: protein MQRYLAENIKADLSKKMVFLAGPRQVGKTTLAKNILSNQGAYLNWDVDSDRALLLQRQIPTTDLIVLDEIHKYRQWRNFLKGLYDGSRERKLHILVTGSARLDYYRRGGDSLQGRYYFYRLHPLSLAELSDKSSNTLQQLLSLGGFPEPFFSQSQREASRWSLDYRTRLIREDLRDLEKFEDFGSIELMQQRLPALVGSPLSINALREDLQVSHHSVKRWLAALERLYAIFRIAPFGAPRIRAVKKEQKHYHFDWTLIANKALRFENLVACALLKWVDWQRDIEGKEYELRYFRDVDKREVDFVIVHQNEPYMFIECKWSDTAASPGLRYLAQRFPKVPAWQIAALGTKDVTTLDGIRLAPAVIFLSTLV, encoded by the coding sequence ATGCAGCGTTATCTTGCAGAAAATATAAAAGCTGATTTATCGAAAAAAATGGTTTTTTTAGCAGGTCCGCGCCAAGTTGGTAAAACTACACTTGCAAAAAATATACTTTCAAACCAAGGCGCCTATTTAAATTGGGATGTTGATAGTGACAGAGCCTTATTATTGCAGCGGCAAATACCAACAACAGATTTAATTGTTTTAGATGAAATTCATAAATATCGACAATGGCGCAATTTTCTTAAAGGGCTTTATGATGGTTCGCGCGAGCGAAAATTACACATATTAGTAACAGGCAGTGCTCGTCTAGATTATTACCGCCGCGGTGGTGATTCATTGCAAGGTAGATATTATTTTTATCGGCTCCATCCTTTAAGCCTAGCTGAATTGAGTGATAAAAGTAGTAATACTTTACAGCAATTGTTAAGTCTGGGTGGTTTTCCTGAACCATTTTTTTCCCAAAGCCAACGCGAAGCAAGTCGTTGGTCACTTGATTATCGTACACGTTTAATTCGTGAAGATTTACGTGATCTAGAAAAATTTGAGGATTTCGGTAGCATTGAATTAATGCAGCAAAGATTACCTGCGCTTGTTGGTAGCCCATTGTCGATAAATGCTTTGCGTGAAGACCTGCAAGTTAGTCATCATTCAGTTAAAAGATGGCTTGCGGCGCTTGAGAGACTATATGCGATTTTTCGTATAGCGCCATTTGGGGCGCCACGCATTCGCGCGGTTAAAAAAGAACAAAAGCATTATCATTTTGATTGGACTTTAATTGCTAACAAAGCCTTACGTTTTGAAAATTTGGTGGCTTGCGCCTTGCTAAAATGGGTTGATTGGCAACGCGATATTGAAGGTAAAGAGTATGAGCTACGATATTTTCGTGATGTTGATAAGCGTGAAGTAGATTTTGTTATTGTGCATCAAAACGAGCCCTATATGTTTATTGAATGTAAATGGTCAGATACCGCAGCAAGCCCAGGCTTAAGGTATTTAGCGCAACGATTTCCTAAAGTGCCAGCGTGGCAAATTGCTGCTTTAGGCACAAAAGATGTTACTACTCTTGATGGCATTCGCCTTGCCCCAGCAGTAATCTTCTTAAGCACTTTAGTTTAA
- a CDS encoding ATP-binding protein translates to MLQRRIFANIAEDLTNKMVILSGPRQCGKTTLAKRLLVKQTGTYLNWDAAPDRLAIQKRQLNLDSNLWVFDELHKYKRWRAFLKDIADTYNEKISILVTGSARLELFGRGGDSLQGRYFPHRLHPITYSEFCGLPFAEINTLPELPVAPPQQKLNDLIILGGFPEPLFSGSSRTAARWRLAYAQRILYEEISSLSQVREIERMELLYDRLSDIAGSIVSINSLREDLEVAFETVRSWLTILERLDAIFRISPYGPPKIKSVKKEQKLYFYDWSRCPNEGARFENLIATHLWRAIDWAADVEGERLQLRYFRHREGHEVDFVLLKEHKPWIAIKAKLSDCELAPSLRYFVERVQPNYAFQVVLNAKNERRLPDIGRTKVRIVSATRFLANLP, encoded by the coding sequence ATGCTGCAGCGAAGAATTTTTGCAAATATTGCTGAAGATTTAACAAATAAAATGGTCATATTATCTGGCCCGCGACAGTGTGGTAAAACTACCCTAGCTAAACGTTTGCTGGTTAAACAAACGGGGACTTATCTTAATTGGGATGCGGCACCAGATCGATTAGCAATTCAAAAACGTCAGCTTAATCTTGATAGTAATCTATGGGTATTTGATGAATTGCATAAATATAAACGCTGGCGAGCTTTTTTAAAAGATATTGCAGATACATATAATGAAAAGATATCTATTCTAGTTACTGGCAGCGCTCGTCTTGAATTATTTGGTCGTGGAGGTGATTCGCTGCAGGGCCGCTATTTTCCACATCGTTTGCATCCTATTACTTATTCTGAATTTTGCGGGTTGCCATTTGCTGAGATTAATACCCTGCCCGAATTGCCAGTGGCGCCGCCTCAACAAAAACTTAATGATTTGATTATACTGGGTGGATTTCCAGAGCCGCTTTTTTCAGGTTCGTCTCGCACCGCAGCCCGATGGCGTTTAGCCTATGCGCAGCGTATTTTATATGAAGAAATTAGCTCGCTTTCGCAAGTTCGTGAAATTGAGCGGATGGAGTTACTGTATGACCGTCTATCAGATATTGCTGGCAGTATAGTATCAATAAATAGTTTGCGTGAAGATCTAGAGGTAGCATTTGAAACAGTACGTTCATGGCTAACCATTCTCGAGCGTCTTGATGCAATATTCAGAATTTCTCCTTATGGACCACCAAAAATTAAAAGCGTTAAAAAAGAACAAAAATTATATTTTTATGATTGGTCTCGTTGCCCTAATGAAGGTGCACGGTTTGAAAATTTAATTGCAACGCATTTATGGCGCGCTATTGATTGGGCCGCAGATGTTGAAGGCGAGCGCTTGCAATTGCGATATTTTCGCCATCGCGAAGGTCATGAAGTTGATTTTGTGCTGCTAAAAGAACATAAACCCTGGATAGCAATAAAAGCAAAATTATCAGATTGCGAATTAGCACCAAGTTTACGATATTTTGTTGAAAGAGTGCAGCCGAACTATGCCTTTCAAGTAGTGCTTAATGCTAAAAATGAAAGACGCCTGCCCGACATCGGCCGCACTAAAGTTCGTATTGTGTCAGCAACTCGATTTTTAGCTAATTTGCCTTAA
- a CDS encoding GTPase domain-containing protein produces the protein MSFINYSSREINCKIVYYGPGLCGKTTNLQYIYNKTNPDAKGKMISLATETERTLFFDFLPLSLGEIRGFKTRFHLYTVPGQVFYDASRKLILKGVDGVVFVADSQIERMEANLESLENLRTNLSEQGYDLDKVPFVIQYNKRDLPNAADVEELKRLLNPRQVPDFEASATRGDGVFDTLKAIAKLVLVELRKGG, from the coding sequence ATGTCATTTATTAATTACAGTTCACGTGAGATTAACTGCAAAATCGTTTACTATGGTCCCGGTTTATGCGGAAAAACGACTAATTTGCAGTACATCTACAACAAAACTAACCCTGACGCTAAAGGCAAGATGATATCGCTCGCCACCGAGACCGAGCGAACCTTGTTTTTCGACTTTTTGCCTTTATCACTTGGTGAAATAAGAGGTTTTAAGACTCGTTTTCATCTTTACACGGTGCCAGGCCAAGTTTTTTACGACGCTAGCCGTAAGTTAATTTTAAAAGGCGTTGATGGTGTCGTATTTGTCGCTGATTCGCAGATTGAGCGTATGGAAGCCAATCTTGAATCGCTTGAGAATTTGCGCACCAATTTAAGCGAACAAGGCTACGATCTCGATAAAGTGCCATTTGTTATTCAATACAACAAACGTGATTTGCCTAACGCTGCAGATGTTGAAGAGCTCAAGCGTTTGCTAAATCCACGTCAGGTACCTGATTTTGAAGCTTCGGCAACTCGCGGTGATGGTGTGTTTGATACTCTTAAAGCTATCGCCAAGCTGGTTCTGGTTGAGCTGCGCAAGGGTGGTTAA
- a CDS encoding roadblock/LC7 domain-containing protein: MVEQQMVLYEEEFRQIAAVCERLNREANAKAVLLVDKNGQFITSSGEIDDLDTTSLASLTAGNYAATSGLAKLIGEKEFPNVFHEGEKDNLHLSIVAQRAILVVMFDQRSSLGLVRLRVKKSSEELTKIFQMILAKAEQQSQETPFGEITDDDIDNLFS, from the coding sequence ATGGTTGAGCAGCAAATGGTGCTGTACGAAGAGGAGTTTCGACAAATCGCTGCGGTTTGCGAACGCCTTAATCGTGAAGCCAATGCAAAAGCCGTTTTATTAGTTGATAAAAACGGCCAATTTATTACGTCTAGTGGCGAAATCGATGATCTCGATACGACATCATTGGCTTCGTTAACTGCTGGCAATTATGCCGCGACCAGCGGTCTTGCCAAACTTATTGGTGAAAAGGAGTTTCCTAACGTCTTTCATGAAGGAGAGAAAGATAATCTTCACCTATCAATCGTCGCTCAACGGGCTATTTTGGTGGTTATGTTTGACCAACGTTCTAGCCTTGGTTTAGTACGATTGCGGGTTAAGAAAAGCAGCGAAGAATTAACCAAAATCTTTCAAATGATTCTGGCTAAAGCGGAGCAGCAGTCGCAGGAAACACCCTTTGGCGAGATTACCGATGACGACATCGATAATCTTTTTAGCTAA
- the recR gene encoding recombination protein RecR, producing MSLDPIEHLILELGRLPGVGVRSAARLAFYIIAESRKYPVEQSLAYDLAKALTEVADKVVLCKTCHNLATSIQCNICSDARRDEHLLCIVEGVEDLRAIEACGSYRGFYHVLHGSLAPLDGIGPKDLFLDELYERVQREKFQEVIIATNADVEGDATALYIGQLLRSTKVRLSRLAAGIPLGGELEFIDQATLGRALAERREF from the coding sequence ATGAGTTTAGATCCTATTGAACATCTTATTCTTGAGCTTGGACGTTTGCCCGGCGTAGGTGTGCGTTCGGCTGCTCGTTTGGCTTTTTATATTATTGCCGAATCACGCAAATATCCGGTGGAGCAATCGCTTGCCTACGATTTAGCTAAGGCACTTACCGAAGTTGCAGATAAAGTAGTGCTTTGTAAAACCTGCCATAATCTGGCTACATCTATTCAATGCAATATTTGTTCTGATGCCCGTCGTGATGAGCATTTATTATGCATTGTTGAAGGAGTTGAGGATTTAAGGGCAATCGAGGCTTGTGGTAGCTATCGCGGATTTTATCACGTACTACATGGTTCATTAGCCCCGCTTGATGGTATTGGGCCAAAAGATCTTTTTCTTGATGAACTTTATGAAAGAGTACAGCGCGAGAAGTTTCAAGAAGTAATAATTGCAACTAATGCTGATGTTGAAGGTGACGCTACCGCCTTGTATATCGGTCAATTATTACGTAGTACAAAGGTACGTTTATCGCGACTTGCTGCCGGAATACCACTTGGCGGTGAGTTAGAATTTATAGACCAAGCTACGCTCGGGCGGGCATTGGCTGAGAGAAGGGAGTTTTAA
- a CDS encoding YbaB/EbfC family nucleoid-associated protein encodes MDINDIMRMAGQLRDQLTVAQKEVGNIRVKGEAGAGLVSVVMNGNYEAVEVHIDKKAMVASEVSLLEDLVRAAINSAASKIADSLRERVGDLGKNMGIDISQFTGGDKPNSSGG; translated from the coding sequence ATGGATATCAATGACATTATGCGTATGGCAGGCCAATTACGCGACCAATTAACCGTAGCACAAAAAGAAGTTGGCAATATTAGAGTCAAAGGCGAAGCTGGTGCTGGATTGGTCTCAGTTGTAATGAATGGCAACTATGAAGCCGTTGAGGTTCATATTGATAAGAAAGCCATGGTTGCAAGCGAAGTTAGCTTACTTGAAGATTTAGTACGCGCAGCAATTAATTCGGCTGCAAGCAAAATTGCCGATTCGCTACGAGAACGTGTAGGCGATTTAGGCAAAAATATGGGTATTGATATTTCGCAATTTACTGGTGGCGATAAGCCTAATTCAAGTGGTGGTTGA
- the dnaX gene encoding DNA polymerase III subunit gamma/tau, producing the protein MSYLVLARKYRPTRFDEIIGQEHVVRTLMNAIKLGRVHHAFLFTGARGVGKTTTARVLARALNCESGPTIEPCNACSACKDITSGAATDVIEIDGASNTGVDNVRELREAVRYLPSRGRYKLYIIDEVHMLSTAAFNALLKTLEEPPPHVKFIFATTEPQKIPITILSRCQRFDFRRATVRDQTEHIKKILASEGASLSATAITAVVREAQGSVRDALSLIDQVLSFAGDNPNDAQVSQALGIVERETIFALAHALLTRQASTLLDLVAEVDARGHDLSDVAGLLVEHLRDLMVVKVMPNPSEAVLARSPVEIETLSQQAQTVSKPDLHRLFSGLVAVAEDVNRSPHPRVTFEMGLLRLLEIEPVSSLADLVHRFDTIAKGGDGPHGSSPTSGAKGSGLSSGTPKISATNAAQQGTVIPTKAKNDVIPTKAKNDNIHAQAKNNVIPAKAGIQNDIQKQAGPDFRFRDGNDDNVDSVVTPAQPGIHSDDSNTNREVINLGWARLINRVRELKPALASVLEHAHLLQFTPQCVELGFVPKTFYWDTAHDKEFRAPVEGLLKQQFGQPVKLILTPIDTQAKTVTTSIAAQKDEDQKQRQRDLESTAVAHPAVRQAISVLGGEITGVVPLANQINDKQDE; encoded by the coding sequence ATGTCGTATTTAGTCCTTGCTCGAAAATATCGTCCCACTCGCTTTGACGAGATAATCGGTCAAGAGCACGTTGTGCGCACTTTGATGAACGCCATTAAACTTGGGCGCGTGCATCATGCTTTTTTATTTACGGGTGCTCGTGGTGTAGGTAAAACGACTACGGCGCGTGTATTAGCTAGAGCGTTAAATTGCGAAAGCGGACCTACTATTGAGCCATGTAACGCTTGCAGTGCATGCAAAGATATTACTAGTGGCGCTGCAACTGATGTTATTGAAATCGATGGCGCTTCTAATACTGGCGTTGATAATGTTCGTGAACTGCGCGAAGCGGTTCGTTATTTGCCAAGTCGTGGTCGCTATAAGCTGTATATCATTGATGAAGTGCATATGCTTTCAACGGCAGCATTTAATGCGTTGCTTAAAACTCTTGAAGAGCCACCACCACATGTAAAATTTATTTTTGCAACAACTGAACCACAAAAAATCCCTATTACCATCTTATCTCGATGCCAGCGTTTTGATTTTCGTCGTGCCACCGTACGTGATCAAACTGAACATATAAAAAAAATATTAGCATCCGAAGGGGCTTCGTTAAGCGCCACCGCCATCACCGCTGTTGTCCGTGAAGCCCAAGGGTCGGTACGTGATGCTTTATCACTAATTGACCAAGTATTAAGCTTTGCAGGAGATAATCCTAACGATGCACAAGTTAGTCAGGCACTTGGTATTGTTGAACGCGAAACTATTTTTGCTCTTGCGCATGCCTTGCTGACTCGTCAAGCAAGTACCTTGCTTGATTTAGTAGCTGAAGTTGATGCTCGTGGTCATGATTTAAGTGATGTTGCCGGTCTCTTAGTTGAGCATTTACGCGATTTAATGGTGGTAAAAGTAATGCCCAACCCCTCAGAGGCTGTTTTAGCACGTTCACCTGTTGAAATCGAAACGCTGAGTCAACAAGCACAAACTGTTAGCAAGCCAGATTTGCATCGATTATTTTCAGGACTAGTAGCAGTGGCCGAAGATGTTAATCGCTCGCCACATCCCCGGGTTACTTTTGAGATGGGTTTGTTGCGTCTGCTTGAAATTGAGCCGGTGTCAAGCTTGGCTGATTTAGTACACAGATTTGATACGATAGCTAAAGGTGGTGACGGACCTCATGGTAGTTCGCCAACTAGTGGTGCAAAAGGCTCAGGCCTAAGCAGTGGTACTCCAAAAATAAGTGCAACTAATGCAGCGCAGCAAGGTACTGTTATCCCCACGAAGGCTAAAAATGATGTCATCCCCACAAAGGCTAAAAATGATAACATCCACGCGCAAGCTAAAAATAACGTCATCCCCGCGAAAGCGGGGATCCAAAATGATATTCAAAAACAGGCTGGTCCAGATTTCCGCTTTCGAGACGGGAATGATGATAATGTTGACTCTGTAGTCACCCCAGCACAACCGGGTATCCATAGTGACGATTCAAACACTAATCGTGAGGTAATTAATCTCGGCTGGGCACGTCTTATTAATAGAGTTCGTGAATTAAAACCGGCACTTGCTTCAGTGCTTGAGCATGCACATTTATTACAGTTTACGCCACAATGTGTTGAACTTGGCTTTGTGCCAAAAACTTTTTATTGGGATACAGCTCACGATAAAGAGTTTCGTGCGCCGGTTGAAGGTTTGCTTAAACAACAATTTGGCCAACCAGTAAAATTAATATTAACACCAATAGATACCCAGGCAAAAACTGTAACTACTTCAATAGCAGCCCAAAAAGATGAAGATCAAAAACAACGCCAACGTGATTTAGAGTCAACTGCAGTTGCACATCCCGCGGTGCGTCAAGCAATATCAGTATTGGGTGGCGAAATTACTGGGGTTGTGCCGCTTGCTAATCAAATAAATGACAAACAAGATGAATGA
- a CDS encoding endo-1,4-beta-xylanase has translation MMHFSHFLLTFCLVTIVLVNATAKNPNLRELADKKGILLGTAVAPDNLDDPKFVKALINSCNVVTPENQLKWERVHPTPKKYDFSGADKIINFAQKHKMLVHGHNLTWHRQNPAWLAASYKSKEQFLATLKAHIDTVVGRYRGKIYAWDVINEPIDDNNGKLRDNLWHFAVGPQYIELALKWAHEADPQAQLFINDFGVEEINKKSDRLYELVKDLKSRGIPVNGVGLQFHIDGQYQPDWGSVVKNIKRFSELGVVIEITELDVRMQMPPKESALKQQARIFAETMRVALAFNSVKAFIMWGLYDGYSWIPMEIPGTGAALILDEAFQPKPSYLAMHDVLSKPNPTLKYFDRYMQKAGQARVLPTFRAVRAKKSPKIDGIENNNEWDGAIAYPFLYNQLNSADLRPPSLLTNDQDIWGNWRLMYIEDTLYGLVHRKDDITDTTSNNPWDNDCIEIFFSINGEWKQYRTIVGKGWQEDNNVTGEAVWSKDGSVLEFSVKMPQNLSGITIGWNTALADNDELGGSVRECQLYPVVGNNTGWQGKGFAELTFANAEGKFVDQQNISNPPPFVATQINKEQQPKLDGNSDDSCWRDAIIYPLGYNQLSVNDQSIPKLQDLAGDWRVLISGNTIYGLVTRIDNKTITNNPQLYNNDLVEISFLIDGQQTTLITFVGQNFEKNDYIQNATAIWSKDGKILEFAVELPNTELLGQQISWSIGLIDADNNVKASAALNGLFPFSGYRQSLSENADKPKEYGRLQL, from the coding sequence ATGATGCACTTTTCTCATTTTTTGCTTACTTTTTGCTTGGTTACTATTGTTTTAGTAAACGCGACCGCCAAAAACCCAAACCTACGTGAACTTGCCGATAAAAAAGGAATTTTATTGGGTACGGCTGTTGCCCCAGATAATTTAGACGACCCCAAATTTGTAAAAGCACTGATAAATAGCTGCAATGTAGTAACCCCAGAGAATCAATTAAAATGGGAGCGTGTTCATCCTACCCCTAAAAAGTACGATTTCTCGGGTGCAGATAAGATCATAAATTTTGCTCAAAAACACAAAATGTTAGTGCATGGACATAATCTCACCTGGCACCGGCAAAATCCGGCTTGGCTGGCAGCATCATACAAATCAAAAGAACAATTTTTGGCTACGCTTAAAGCTCATATTGATACCGTGGTTGGTCGCTATCGCGGTAAAATCTATGCTTGGGACGTTATCAATGAACCAATCGATGATAACAATGGCAAGCTACGTGATAATCTCTGGCACTTCGCAGTTGGCCCACAATACATTGAGTTAGCTCTTAAATGGGCGCATGAGGCTGATCCGCAAGCTCAGCTATTTATTAACGACTTTGGCGTTGAAGAGATAAATAAAAAATCTGATCGTCTCTATGAGTTAGTCAAAGATCTTAAATCCCGCGGCATTCCTGTTAATGGGGTTGGCTTGCAATTCCACATTGATGGTCAATATCAACCTGATTGGGGCAGTGTGGTAAAAAATATTAAACGGTTTAGTGAATTAGGAGTAGTTATAGAAATAACTGAACTAGATGTAAGAATGCAAATGCCCCCCAAAGAATCTGCACTAAAACAACAAGCACGTATCTTTGCAGAAACTATGCGAGTGGCATTGGCTTTTAATTCGGTCAAAGCTTTTATCATGTGGGGATTATATGATGGGTACTCTTGGATACCGATGGAAATACCTGGTACAGGAGCCGCTTTAATTCTCGACGAAGCATTTCAACCAAAACCATCATACCTTGCAATGCATGATGTTTTATCTAAACCAAATCCAACATTAAAATATTTTGATCGTTATATGCAAAAAGCAGGTCAAGCGCGCGTCTTGCCGACCTTTAGGGCGGTTAGGGCAAAAAAATCTCCAAAAATTGATGGCATTGAGAATAATAACGAATGGGATGGTGCAATTGCCTACCCATTTCTTTATAACCAATTAAATAGCGCTGATTTACGACCACCCTCTTTATTAACCAATGACCAAGATATATGGGGCAACTGGCGACTAATGTATATTGAAGATACTTTATATGGGTTGGTACACCGCAAAGATGATATTACCGATACCACAAGCAATAATCCCTGGGATAATGATTGTATTGAAATATTTTTTAGTATCAACGGTGAATGGAAACAATACCGAACAATAGTTGGTAAAGGTTGGCAAGAAGATAATAATGTTACGGGTGAAGCTGTATGGAGTAAAGACGGCTCAGTTTTAGAATTTTCAGTAAAAATGCCTCAAAATCTTAGTGGAATAACTATCGGATGGAATACCGCTTTAGCCGACAATGATGAGCTAGGTGGCAGTGTACGTGAATGCCAACTTTATCCCGTAGTGGGCAATAATACCGGATGGCAAGGTAAAGGTTTTGCAGAGCTCACCTTTGCCAACGCTGAAGGCAAATTTGTTGATCAACAAAATATTAGTAATCCACCGCCATTTGTGGCAACGCAAATAAACAAAGAACAACAGCCTAAACTTGATGGTAATAGTGACGATAGTTGCTGGCGTGATGCAATAATTTATCCGTTAGGTTATAATCAACTATCTGTAAACGATCAAAGTATACCCAAGTTACAAGACCTTGCTGGTGATTGGCGCGTACTAATTAGTGGTAATACTATTTACGGATTAGTTACCAGGATTGACAATAAAACTATTACTAATAACCCTCAACTATATAATAACGACTTAGTTGAAATTTCATTTTTAATAGATGGGCAACAAACTACTTTAATAACTTTTGTTGGGCAAAATTTTGAAAAAAATGATTATATTCAAAATGCCACTGCGATTTGGAGCAAAGATGGTAAAATTCTTGAGTTTGCCGTCGAATTACCCAACACTGAACTATTAGGCCAACAAATTAGCTGGTCAATTGGGTTAATTGATGCAGATAACAATGTAAAAGCATCAGCGGCACTGAATGGGCTATTTCCATTCAGTGGATATAGACAAAGCTTAAGTGAAAACGCTGACAAGCCTAAAGAATATGGGCGATTGCAATTGTAA
- a CDS encoding nucleotidyltransferase domain-containing protein, producing the protein MKRLGLFGSVLTNSFSPNSDVDVLVVFDSDDNIDYFENYFRLKEQLEIIFERKVDLIVDKPFKNYVFSKAVEQSRLTIYESSLSAIISPFILSSIFSVL; encoded by the coding sequence GTGAAACGTCTTGGACTTTTTGGCTCGGTATTAACTAATAGCTTTTCACCAAATAGCGATGTTGACGTATTAGTGGTTTTCGATTCGGATGATAATATTGATTATTTTGAAAATTATTTTAGATTAAAAGAACAACTCGAAATCATTTTTGAACGTAAAGTTGATCTTATTGTTGATAAACCATTTAAAAATTATGTGTTTAGCAAGGCGGTCGAACAATCAAGGTTAACGATATATGAAAGCAGTTTATCCGCTATAATATCGCCTTTCATTCTCAGTTCCATATTCTCTGTTCTTTAA
- the hypE gene encoding hydrogenase expression/formation protein HypE translates to MIKNETIMLGHGSGGRQTQELLACHFMPAFSNPILDTMQDSGVINDLAFTTDSFVVTPRFFAGGDIGKLAICGTLNDLSMVGANVIGLTAAFILAEGLPLSELDLIITSMAREAHAIGVDIVAGDTKVVPHDACDGIFITTSAVGRIDANFRPQPRDIKVGDAVIVSGTIGDHGMAVMTARPGMPFSKPITSDVATLAPLVEILRQANIAVHALRDPTRGGLAQSLIELSQAAQVQIELQETVIPVTPEVLAACELLGLDPLYVANEGKLIAIVPESQAAATLTALRAHPLGRDAVQIGTVTSGDSSIELRTKAGGRRSLRMASGELLPRIC, encoded by the coding sequence ATGATTAAAAACGAAACTATTATGCTTGGACATGGTTCAGGGGGACGTCAAACTCAAGAATTGCTAGCTTGTCATTTTATGCCGGCATTTAGCAATCCTATTTTAGATACTATGCAAGATAGTGGGGTAATAAATGACTTAGCATTCACTACTGATTCATTTGTGGTTACCCCACGTTTTTTTGCAGGTGGTGATATCGGTAAGCTCGCAATTTGCGGTACCTTAAATGATTTATCCATGGTAGGTGCTAATGTAATTGGTTTGACGGCAGCTTTTATTTTGGCCGAAGGGTTACCATTAAGTGAGTTAGATTTAATTATTACCTCAATGGCACGAGAGGCTCATGCCATTGGTGTTGATATTGTAGCAGGTGATACTAAAGTTGTACCACATGATGCTTGTGATGGTATTTTTATTACCACTTCGGCGGTTGGTCGTATTGATGCTAATTTTCGTCCACAACCGCGTGATATTAAAGTTGGTGATGCGGTTATTGTGAGTGGAACAATTGGTGATCATGGCATGGCAGTTATGACCGCTCGGCCAGGTATGCCTTTTAGCAAACCAATAACTAGTGATGTTGCAACTTTGGCACCTTTAGTCGAAATACTACGCCAAGCAAATATTGCTGTACATGCCTTGCGTGATCCTACTCGTGGTGGTTTGGCACAAAGTTTGATCGAATTATCTCAAGCTGCGCAAGTGCAAATTGAATTACAAGAAACTGTTATTCCAGTGACACCAGAAGTTTTAGCAGCCTGCGAGCTTTTAGGATTAGATCCCTTATATGTAGCTAATGAAGGCAAACTTATTGCAATAGTGCCAGAGTCACAAGCAGCAGCAACTTTAACAGCATTACGTGCTCATCCTTTAGGTCGCGATGCTGTGCAAATAGGTACAGTAACTTCTGGTGATTCAAGTATTGAGTTGCGTACTAAAGCAGGTGGTCGGAGATCGTTGCGTATGGCCAGCGGTGAGTTGTTGCCAAGAATATGTTAA